The following is a genomic window from Nitrospira sp..
TTCACCCGCTCATTACAACGCACGCAGGGATTGGGAGTGGTGCCGGACGCATACCCCGCCACGAAATCGTCGATCACGCCCTGTTGGAAGACTTCGCGCCGATCGACGACTTCATAGGGGATATTCAAGCGCTGCGCAACGAACTTGGCGATGCCGATCTTGCAACAACCCCGCTCCTCCCAGCGCTTGGAGGTTGCGACCTGTTCATCTTCATGCTCCCACACCTGGAGCGTGACACCATGGACATCGTATCCTTGGCGTACGAGAAGAGCGGCGGCGACGGAGCTATCCACTCCGCCGCTCATGCCGAGCAGCACGGTCTGACCTGTCATAGATAATACCGCTGGAATGAACGGGACCGACTGATTGATTAGGGTTCTTGGGTCTTGACCTTGCCACGGTGGGCCACGAGATCATGCACCCCGGGATCCTGGGGCGATGCGAGGTCCGCCCCCTCATCTTCCACCCACTTTTCAGCTCCCATGTTACTCATGCCGTGAAAATGAGCCCCTTCCTCAACGGCAATCATCGGACTTTGAATGTCGCCGATGAGGATGCCGGGCTTTTGAAGCTCCACCTTTTGACTCGCCGTGACCGTGCCCTTCACCCGCCCGCTGATGGAGACGGAGCCGGCGGCGATCACGCCCTTGATGATAGCACTCTCGCCGACAATGACCGCCCCGCCTGTGTGCACTTCGCCCTCGACACGCCCATCGATTCGCACGGTCCCATCAAACGTGACGATTCCCTTAAAATTGGTGCCTTTCCCGAGAAAGGTAAACTTGTCATCTTCCGCGACGGCCTGCTTTTTTGTCTCACCCCACATCGGCGTCCTCCTTCGCACACCCAACGATTGTGACCGGCCGGGGCGCGGGCTGAATGGAACGGTCGCTCGGGCTGTCGCTGATACAAGTATCAGCGACAGCCACTACTCCCAGTAACGATTTCCTCAACGAGCCTGACTATCCGCTCACCAACTTGACACCCTGTCCACGCGTGGAGCCCTGCGGTTCGCGGGTTGCCGACTGACTCATTTCCAACGTTCCGTTGAAGACGACCCCTTCTTCCATGGAAAGCAACGGCGCCTTCACTCCAGCATTCACCACGGCGGGCGATCGCAATTTCACCTTCTCTCG
Proteins encoded in this region:
- a CDS encoding Polymer-forming bactofilin; translated protein: MWGETKKQAVAEDDKFTFLGKGTNFKGIVTFDGTVRIDGRVEGEVHTGGAVIVGESAIIKGVIAAGSVSISGRVKGTVTASQKVELQKPGILIGDIQSPMIAVEEGAHFHGMSNMGAEKWVEDEGADLASPQDPGVHDLVAHRGKVKTQEP